The genomic interval aaaatacaccgaaagggtatggagtggcatatttctaatagttttgaaattataatgacGTCCTTACAATTAGTCCAATTGTAttggtatatttcaaaactagcaaatttataatggtatgaatctaattaaccctataaTTCAATGGTTAAGATCTTTTCTAGCTTTCTTACCTCTAGAGAGGTCAGATGGTGCACTGAAAAATGACTCTTACCAGACAAGTAGACACAAGACACAATCACACACAAAACAACTTTATTATTACAGTGAGGATCAGGGAAGATACAATCCATGCAGGGATGAAAACCAACGAGAAGTTCAGAACCCTGTGAGAGGGAACCAGTCTCAGCTGACACATTTAACACAGCACAGTTTTCTCGCACAACACAAAAGCTATATAATAAGACGTACTATCATCGACCATTGAtcgatttttaatttatttgacatcacaaTTATGATCATCTATTATCGAGGGCGGCGAGCTAAGTACTATAGAAGCTTTACAGCAGGAACGGCTTGCGGTAGATGTCGAACATCTCAGAGCAAGACATGTTTGGCTCCtgcaaaaataaatggaacaaattaatcaattcagagggagacgacgacgacgacgaagaagaagaagaaggggcAGGTACGTACCTGAACGCCGCTGAAGTTGGCGACCTTGCGGATGGGGGCGCCGATGGGGCCCTGCAGGTTGCAGttgacgccgccgtcgcgcatGATGGACCTCATGGAGGTGAGCATGCGGCCGTACGTGGAGCGCGGCTCGGACTCCACGGCCTTGATGAAGCTGTGCGTCATGGCTCCCACCGTCGAGGCCTCAGGCAGCTGCATGAACGaacggccatggcggcggcgcgcgtcagggtaaagaaagaaattaaagaTCGATGTCGAatggtggggtggggtggctGACCAGGCTCATCTTGTTCTTGCCGTCGCTGCAGCCGCTGAAGAGCACGGCCTGGCCGCCGGTGGTGCCCTTGTAGGCGCCGGTGGGCGGGCGGTGGTCCTGCCACTGCCAGCTGCCGTTCCTGGAGAGGCGGCAGAGGAAGGGGAGGTCGAGCACGGTGGAGCTGTGctcggcgtcgacgacggcgtggaGCTTGGCGCCGTGCACCAGCGGGCGGACGATGGCCTCGTTGATCTCGTCGTCCAGGATGGGGCCCTGCTGGAACGAGTCCATGGGGCAGATCGCCTCGTCGTACCCGtccacctcgtcgccgtcctcgtcggcgaTCTGGGCGCCCAGCCCGGAGAAGTGGAACACCAGCGAGTCGCCGTAGCTGCACCCCTGCACCAGCCAGTGCATCGCCATCCGGATGTTCTCCTTCGTCGCCAACCTGCTCGGGTCCTTCTCCTCATCTACGCGCAACAAGCAAACCCAGTGATCGATCAGCTCCCCAAAACCATATGTACagtcgccatggccggcgacgAACGAGGCTCGTCTCGTCTCATTCACCGGTGAGGATGAGGACGCAGTCGTTGGGGAAGCCGAAGCGCTCGCAGAGGAGGTACCGCATGCACTTGACGTCGTTGACGGGGCCCCTCAGctggccgcgcccgcgccgcatCCCGGCGTACGTGATGCCGATCAGGACGGCGCGCTTGCTGCCCCGGGCGTGCGGGAAGAAGCCGCCCCCCGCCACGGGCATCATCGGCGGCTGCACcgccgggcggcgccggccgccgacgcGCGTCACGCCGTTGCACTGCGCGCACTGGATGGCGCGGGCGCCAGGCATCACCGGGAGGGACGCGCTGCAGTACCTGCAccgcaccgcgccgccgccgggaagcCGCCCGCCGAAgttcatggccgccgccgcgcgccgagATGGGGAGCTAGCTCGAAGAAGCTGATAAGCAACTACGTTTAGTTTGCTCGCTTTCTCTTGCTTGAGCACCCATTGGGGCTGCACCCTTTTATAGAGCCACGCACACATGTTTCATTTCCTACCAGATTTTTCTCTAATTAACTTACATCTTATTCTACTGTGtatataacaaaactaatactccctccggtcattattttattatatgacgtttattaaaaaaatgctactatataactactccctccagaCATAATTATACGTTGTTTCAGATACTCAAATTATAAAGGGAACATGCAAAATCATTTGTCTAAGGgaacaaataaaattgatcGGCATTAAGTCAATTTGGTTGTCCTAACCATCGTGTATTTAAAACTAGAGGTAGTATATTTTGGATCTTCATACGATCTTTAACGTGTTACTTTGACCaataatatttacacatatgAAATGTTtgtcctcatttttttttcatgtggtaCACAGTAAAGCTAGACATGGTTAGGCCCTCCGGGTGTGTGCTTGGAGTAAAGCTAGGCATGGTAGAAAGGTAGTTAGGTCCTCCACGGTGTGTGATTGGAGTGATGCTTAAATAGGAAAGAGAAGGTTTAGACATCACTCCACACACCGTGGCAAGTGATGCCAACTTTAGATGatgccaaaaaaatatgagaacaGGGCATGTATATGCACTGGTGCTTAGAAAtttaataactatatatatttactgtagaatgtatatagaagttgaaATCTTACGCACACATCGTCAGgacaatattattttatttgcacGTAGCTCCCATGTCTTACAGATAGCtagatgattattttttaacacatTGCAGCTGAAAGAGAGCTATGCTTATTTGCTGTGGTGGGGCCTACAAATTTAGTGGCTGCACTAGTACACTGTAGAGGACCTTATAGACTTACAGTAGCTTAGGACCCTCCCCTTCTATTACAGCAACAACAATTTGTATATCGTAAAAGTTAGTAATAGTGTGGTTGCGTGGGAATTATTTTAAGGTGGTAGTCGATAAGTGTGGCTCCACTGTATATATGGCAAGAATGAAGTACATAAGATGATCAAAccgtaagaaaaaaaatcaacattgcGATATGTTTCTATCCCCGtttctcttctattttttaagcatgCTCAATGTATATGGACAAATTACTTACATAGTccatatagatatatacacatatatagtcttttgttgtttcaatttacagaatgtatatatatataagctagGACCCATAAATCATACCAATACTCCTAACTCTCTCACaaaagaggaagagagaggagagaaataatgtattttaatttatatggatagTACATATAGCTAAAGTTAACTCATCCTATTTTATCTCCTAATACCCCTTTCACAACGGTAAAATAGGTCATGCAAAGTTAtaataatgtatttttggctCATATTGTAGATGCCCCTAGTCCCTTAGTTACAAATAGTAGCAATGGGGGTGATTGAttggttttttcttgaaaaaagtcaaatgatatatttacaagcaaaaaataatttatgaataaaaattttatatacgcatctataaaataaacttcggtgaaaaaaatctcaaaatcaactccaaatttaggtttaaatttcaaattttgacttataaacattaaaaaatgaaaatatctgGGTGAATATGATCAAGTATTTGTTACTTACTACTTCTATAACAGTTATTACCGTCTCTGTGCCATAATAAGTATAGCCATGTTGTTCCATTTAAACTACACAGATATGTTTATTATGGGGACGGAGGTAATACTATAGAGTATTTATCTTAAATTGTGGATGCCCTTAAATCACTGTACcagacttattttattattctaaTGTAAAGGATGGTGATCAACATGTATTGCCTGCAGGATAGCTTTTACCAATAGTGACAAATATTCGAGTGAGAAATCGGTAGATGTTGGGTAGACCTTTCTTCTTTTAtgtctttttcaaaaaaaaaaaaactgaagggAATATAACCCATgtgatatttctttttcttgattgTGCTGtgattctttttatatttttagaaaatgtttTGGTTTTGTAGTAGAGCACACATGGTTTTCGATTTGCCTAACTCAGAATGCAATTCCTCCAGGTTGTATATGTACCAGACGTAATTCGTGCTAGCATATATATCTATCACTATTATGTCATCACAACACTTTTAACTTGTAGACTCAACTTTGATCATtcaattcatcttatttaaaaaattattcctAATATTCAAAAATACGTCATGCTTTAAATGATTCTAGGAATAAAAcaagttataacaaaataaataatgttttcGAAAAGAAATAAGACAACTAATAAAACTTCATGCCCTTAAATATGGAAGGGCCGGGGTATATCTCTACTCCTTGAAAAGGAGATGTTGCCCTCATGATTTGGTGTGTTTTACATACCCCAACTGATGCTATATGTTACCTTTGGGGTGCGTTGGTTTTTTTCAATTGAGCGGTTGACTTTTGGatacccttcgtcttattaaaatacatataattattgattattttgatatgatttaatttattactaaattaactttaagtatgatttataattttacatatttggtaaaaattgaataagatgaagaagCAAACgtaaattcaaaagtcaactacatcaattaaaaaaattctaccaTCAATTGGCTAATATTTGACATTTCCATTactgtatattttatttttaaaaattaaacccaacaatattttttagacaaattgcAACATATAAACGCAcggaagattttttttctcacgcCCGCATaaaggaatatatatacttcattATACTTGAAATATACATCTCTATGATCGGACGTACCAACGGTAATATCTACTTGTCGGAATAGGATAGGAAAGTCACATTTGTAATTGGttgtgaattttttgaatcattttaaaaatctcaaaatcaactctaaatttaaatattagcttaTAGACAGAATCGGATAGATGATGGCCATAGTGCAAGAGATATGAGTATGAAATGAGGATATATTGTTGTCACCGGAACATTTTCTGCACTCCTTTAAtttcttcctttctctttttcagaAATCTAAAGGGGGTGTATGGTAatcttaattttcttttgagtaAAATGATTGTGCCATGTCTAATTCTCCTTTGATGAATATATGTTATCTGATTCTACGATATAGGCTCATATTAATTTGAGTATTTTTACCATATAATATCATGCCAATAACAATCTACTGCTTTTACCGAATGTGTGGATGAACTGGAATATATTCATTCAACCTTCATAAAAGATAAGTCCTATAAATTCTTTTCAGCCACACCTGTCGCCGAaaggaaaatattataattttgtgagAAATGCGCATAATCATCTATAAATAGGAGAAAGGAAACGAGAAACTATTGTCTTGTGAAATGAAGTAATCATCGCatagtactatttttttaatgatatgaGATTTCTcctattacaaaaatatacccctcacattaatttaaaaataaaaaacctataAATACTGCTATTATTTAAAGTACAAATTCTCAATTTAATTCAAAAGATGACAAAATTATATGTTCTCATCAATTAAATCTACTtccatgattatatatatatatatatataatattaaaaataattaaaacccACTTGTATTGATTTTTTACTCTCAATTAtagttttaataattttaaaatcaacaaTTAATAAACATAGAGTTGTGCTTGTTTCAATGTGCTAATtatagtgtgtgtgtgtattagtttaatgaatttaaaattcagaAGTATAAAACTTGTTAAGCAATTAATAATGAGTTCTAATTGATCATGAGTCGATCTTAGTAAGTTTCTAATGACTTAATaattcaaagttaaaaatatatatatttccacatttataatattttcataatctaATAGTTGTACTAtccaaattattaaattacaaatatagaattttttggaACATGATCGATCTATTATAGGCATATTAAACGTTTCTAGTTCTTGATATATTACATTTAgaagaattagaaaatttgtGGAAAAACAAAGTTGCTCCACCTCAAGATTTTCTTACCTTTCCAAGGTAAAATGACGGCACCACAGTGACTGATGGATTTCAGGGACACCGGCTAACATTTCGATGAGAATAATAGAGGATTTTGTCCGTGGCTATCTAAGGTCGAGCCCACATATACATATCAACAGCCGACCAACCATGGTGATATATAGATTCCACTTGATAATTTCTCTCCGAAAAAGAAGAATATTCCGTACTGGATAAGAAGGCTGTGTGATCGAGCGAGAGAACAAGATGAGACTGGCGGCGACCGAATCACTttctccgttctaaaatataagtaatcctaaaatttaaattttatattataatataagtatttctacaTCGATTTCTATACACCGATTTCTACGCTTTTaatcattatttttaattattttaaagctAATCAGATggttagaaataaaatctaattaattcaaaatttaaaaattaaccagTTAAATGACTAATGAATTTTCATTTATCTTGTTAGTCTatactaaataataaaaaaatatttatatattaaaacggAGACAGTGCGGTATCCAGGGCTCGCGTGGCTGCAGCCTCCTCTCATTGATCGCGTTGAGCACCTCAAAGCGCCACGTACCCGTCGTCGGCGAGCGACGAGATAACAACATGCGCCTGCTTGGCCGGCTAGCTGAAGCATCTCATCTGCAGCCTCTCAAAGAGATACCGAATTTTACTACTAGTTGGCCGTCGAATGTTTGGCTGGCGAAAATAATTGGATGCTCGCGTTATGCCGGGGTCGTCGTGGATCACGCCTTGTGCCGTGTCCAGCGATGCTGCTGGCTCTTTTTTCTTGTACGGGACACCGCACTGAGCAAGCTTTATGCTCGTGTTTGCTTCCGTGTAGAATTGCAACTCTTTCGCGCTCGTTTGGGCGCGGAGGGTTTACCTTGCCGTCAGGGGCTGAGTTATCTTTAATAAATGTTATTAATTACTGCATGGTAACCGTGACGAAATTGacaaaaaaacttatttttaatatttgtttgatcttggTGGGTTATCGTGCAGTAACTCTTGGTATGGTTACTCATGTTGGGGAGGCGCAAAATCTTGGCAAAAGGTAGTGAAATACTTCACGTATTGTTAACGCCATATTTTGGCAAATCGTCGTTATGAATTGAAACACAGCTAAAAGCCGAATCGGTCAAGAAAAGGGGAAATCGGCTAGGCGCAGGGAGCTGGGTGCGGTAAGGTTTCCAGCCGATGGAGCCCAGATCGGACATAAGGTAGAGATAGGATCGGATAAGGGTTGTGTGTCTGTGTAATTTGATTAGGTTTTATCTTAAATTCCGGTTGGGATTCTATTATCTGATTAGAGTCCGAGCCCTGTAAGGTAGTTAGTAACGGATTAGTATCCGGTTAGttccggggctataaatataagtgtcCGGGGTCCTTGTAAGATATCTCTAGATCAATTCAACTTGGCGCATCACCTCAAATCTTTGACTTGCTTGAGTTTTCGGCGTGGGGTTTGTTAGCTTCGCAATGGAAGTTCTAgttcgtcaaaacccgtcgatcaattaAGACAGAaatgtctcggttaagtccgaccTTCTGCTTAGTTGATCGGCGGGTTGGGTTCTGTCATtattttaatctgttttaGCTTAAGGTAATGGCGGTTCTCGGTCAAGTCTTCGTAAGCTTTTCTGTCTGATCTGTTTGCATAGGTTTTGCTGATCTAGTTCTGtttcggtttggtccgatcaattGGGTTTGAGAAGTTCATGTTATCAGATTGGATTGGGGGCTTGcgagggcttatcgctggagttttagccagcAGTATCTTGAGTAATTCATTGATTAGTTGGTTAAACCTGTTGATCTTGGTTATATCGTGCtagactgcatactgtctcggttagatctgatctatgt from Oryza brachyantha chromosome 3, ObraRS2, whole genome shotgun sequence carries:
- the LOC102701251 gene encoding metacaspase-1-like, encoding MNFGGRLPGGGAVRCRYCSASLPVMPGARAIQCAQCNGVTRVGGRRRPAVQPPMMPVAGGGFFPHARGSKRAVLIGITYAGMRRGRGQLRGPVNDVKCMRYLLCERFGFPNDCVLILTDEEKDPSRLATKENIRMAMHWLVQGCSYGDSLVFHFSGLGAQIADEDGDEVDGYDEAICPMDSFQQGPILDDEINEAIVRPLVHGAKLHAVVDAEHSSTVLDLPFLCRLSRNGSWQWQDHRPPTGAYKGTTGGQAVLFSGCSDGKNKMSLLPEASTVGAMTHSFIKAVESEPRSTYGRMLTSMRSIMRDGGVNCNLQGPIGAPIRKVANFSGVQEPNMSCSEMFDIYRKPFLL